The DNA sequence CTGCACGCCGGGCCAGGTGCAGCGCTACCGCGCGCGCATCTCGGGCCCCCTGCTCGACCGCATCGATCTCATCCTGGAGCTACCGGCCTGGCGACCGGGCGATCCGAACGCCTGGCTGGGCGCGGAGGGGCAGCGCGCGCTGGGCCGGCGGATCCTGCGCGCCCGCCGGCGCCTGCGCGGGTGGGGCGCCTCCGACCCGGCCCCGGCCGACCAGGACTGGCTGGATCGCCGACTCGCCGAGGTCGGCGCCAGCTACCGTCAGCGCCTGAAGCTCACGGGGATCGCGCGCAGCCTGGCGGCGCTCGACGGCCGGCCCCGCGCTGGCCGCGCCGAGCTCCTGGAAGCGCTGGATCTGGGCCTGCGCTGGCGCCTCGCCCTGCGCGACCCACCGGTCGCCTAGCATTCAAGGGGATGCAACTCTCCCTTGCATCTCCATGGACAGGAGTCAGTTGCAATGCAGGGACGGCTTGGCAACTCGCGGCTCCGATGGTATCCTATTGGCAGCCGCACACCGCGAGAGGGGTCCGCCTCCTTCGCTTCCGGGGTCGACGGGCGCAGGTCGCCCGCGCGCTGAGGATTGGTTTCGATGCGCCTCTTCAGTTGGCTGCCCCTCTTCTTCCTGCTGCAGTACAGCCTCTGCGGGCAGCAGGACCCGGTGCCGCTCGAGCCGGGCTCGCTGACCGTCGTCGCGATCGACGCCGGCGGCGATCCGATCGCCGAGGTCGCGATCCGTCTCGGCGGCGTCCTGCAGACCCAGCTCGCGCCGGCGACCTTCGCCATCGATCCGGGCCTGCCGGTCCTCGTGGCCGTCTCGCGGCCGAACTACGCCTTCAGCCCCGCCGAAGCCAGCATCACCCTGAGCGCCGGCGAGACGGACACCTTGCGCTTCCTCGGCAGTGGCGATCCCGCGCAGCTGACGGTCCTCGCCGAGGACCCTGCCGGCGCGGCGATCCCGGGCGTCGCCATCCGCCTCGACGGCACCACTCAGCTCCAGACGGCCCCGCTCACCCTCGCGCTGGTGCCGGAGCAGGCCTATCTCCTCAGCGCGGAGCACCCCGACTGGAGCTTCGCGCCCGTGGACACGAGCGTCACCCTGAGCGCGGGGACGCTCGCTACCCTGCGCTTCAGGGGCAGCGAGATCCCGCGCCGGCTCGTCATCGTCGAGGACTTCACGAACGTCAACTGCCCCAACTGCCCCGAGGCCGACGAGGCAGTCTGGGCGGCGGTGGAGGCGGCCTCGAGCGAGGCACTGCCGCTCTTCTACCACGTCTGGTGGCCAGCCGGCGGCGACCCCTTCTACATCTACGGCCTGCTGAACAACTCGAACCTACCGATGCCGCTGGGGCTGGCGCAGCAGCGCGTCAGTTTCTACGGTGTCAGTGCCACGCCCCGCGTCAGTGTCGATGGCGTCAAGACCAGCGACGACTTCGACAGTCAGGTGACCTTGGCGGCGATCGAGGCCGGCCTCGCGCAGGCGCCCGTGCTGGCGATGACGGTCGCCTACGCGGGTGGGGCCAGCGAGGTCGTCGTCACGGGAGCGGTCACCGGCGCGCCAGGCCCCGGACCCTGGCGCCTCTACGTCCTCATCTACGAGACCGAGGTCGTCTTCCTGGGCGGAAGCAACGGCCAGACGCTCTTCCGCAACACGGTGCGCCATGCCAACGCCGCCAGCGGCGTGATGGGCGTCCCGGTCGACCTCGTCCCGGGCGGCGAGTTCGGGACGACCTTCAGCTTCACGCCGGGCGCGGCCGCCGTGCTCGCCAATCTGCGCGCCGTCGCCTTCGTCCAGAACCCCGATACCAAAGTCATCCTCGATGCTGCCACTGCCGCACCCGGAGGTCCTTGAGCATGCGCCGCCATCTGCTGTCGTCCCTGCTGGCCTGGAGTCTGTGTGGCGTGGCCCTGCCCGCCGCCGCCGCCGTCGAATTCAGCTGGAGCACGCCGACCCTGGTGCGGACCGGCGGTGAGTTCGCCTACCTCGAATTCTATGGCCTCCTATCCAATACGGGCACGGAGCGGGACACCTATGCGCTCCACAAGGAGGATCTGCTGCCGAACGACTTCGTCTGGAGCACCTCGATCTGCGTCGGCGGATTCTGCTACGCCCCCTTCGTCACCGACATCACTACCCCTCCCGTGGACCCGGGGAGCAGCCTGGACATCCGCCTCGACTTCACGATCGGCATGGCGGTTGGCACGGGCTACGGCAGGCTGCGGGTGAGCAGCGTCACCGACCCGCAGCAGATGGAGGAGCGCGGCTTCGTCGCCATCCACAACGCCGCCGACCTGCTCGTCATCGACGATTGCGACGACCCCTTCCTCGCCTTCGGTCACTTCAACGCGATCGCCCCGCAGCTCGCCGGCGAGACCCTCGGCCACTGGCCGCGCGCCCTGCAGCTGCCAACCCTCGCCGAGCTGCAGACCTTCCCCATCGTGTTCTGGCTGACCGGCGAGAGCCAGTCGACCCTGGACGCTTCCGACCGCGCCCTGCTCGGCAGCTACCTGACGGGGGCCGGCGCCCTGCTCGTCTCGGGCGACGAGATCGCCTGGGACCTCTGCGATCCCGCGAGCCCGCACTACAGCGCGGCGAACGTGCAATGGGTGAGCAGCTTCTTTGACATCACCTACGAGCTGGACATGGGCGGCACCAGCGTCGTCGGCGCGCCGGGCAGCGACGTGGGTGCCGGCCTCGCCTTCGCGCTCGCCGACCCGGCAGCGAACCCGGACGTGATCAGCCTCAGCCGGGCGGGCGCCCTGCAGTTCAGCTACGGCGGCGGCGGCGGCGCCGGCAGTCTGAGCACGGGCGGCAAGCGCATCCTCTACCTCGGCTTCGACCTCGCGGACGTGCCGGCCGGCCCGCAGGCCGCGCTGCTGGACAACGCGCTCATCGCCCTCGCCGCGCCCTCGGCCAGCGACACGCCGGCCCTGCCCGCGCGTCTGACCCTCCTGCCCAACCAGCCCAACCCCTTCAATCCGAAGACGACCTTGCGCTTCCAGGCGCCGGCCGCTGGCCTCGCGCTGGTCGAGGTGCTGGACCTGCGCGGTCGCGTGCTGACGAGCTTCACGGCCGAGCTGCGCGCCGGCGAGAACGCGCTGCCCTTCACCGCGGTGGACGCCGCGGGCCGCCCGCTCGCGAGCGGCACCTACTTCTACCGCGTGCAGCTGAACGGGGAGTCCGTCAGCGGCAAGATGACACTGCTCAAGTAGCACTCCGGAAAGGACGCTGGATGCG is a window from the bacterium genome containing:
- a CDS encoding T9SS type A sorting domain-containing protein — translated: MRRHLLSSLLAWSLCGVALPAAAAVEFSWSTPTLVRTGGEFAYLEFYGLLSNTGTERDTYALHKEDLLPNDFVWSTSICVGGFCYAPFVTDITTPPVDPGSSLDIRLDFTIGMAVGTGYGRLRVSSVTDPQQMEERGFVAIHNAADLLVIDDCDDPFLAFGHFNAIAPQLAGETLGHWPRALQLPTLAELQTFPIVFWLTGESQSTLDASDRALLGSYLTGAGALLVSGDEIAWDLCDPASPHYSAANVQWVSSFFDITYELDMGGTSVVGAPGSDVGAGLAFALADPAANPDVISLSRAGALQFSYGGGGGAGSLSTGGKRILYLGFDLADVPAGPQAALLDNALIALAAPSASDTPALPARLTLLPNQPNPFNPKTTLRFQAPAAGLALVEVLDLRGRVLTSFTAELRAGENALPFTAVDAAGRPLASGTYFYRVQLNGESVSGKMTLLK